The Setaria italica strain Yugu1 chromosome VIII, Setaria_italica_v2.0, whole genome shotgun sequence genome includes the window AGCATTGCCGAGGCCGCCAGAAGGGTACTTGAGGTCGTCTCCCACAATGAACGGCCGCGACTGCAGCACACTTACCATCGGTTCCTTCCTTACCGAGCTAGTGGGGAAGCAAGAACCTTCATCGCCACTAATGATGGGGTTGACATGGCtacagacttcctccgcaagtacacgtcggcagctctcaccgcactgaatgaagcaaacaaccATATCCAGGAGCTTCAGCAGGAGGttcaggaactccggtgggagagggatgcgaatatggctgccgcgacgggagcaccgccgccgcaggagtttgctgttcatcccgcttcgtcgccgtcgcctaagCGTCCCCGCTACGACTCGCCCGGTGCCGCCGCAGAAGACCTCTAGGAAATTAGGAGTGTTTTAGTTTAAATTCTTGCAATCGTTAGATGTCGTTCGAGTGTGTTAGTTAAAGTGTGCTTAGATGTTTGGTTTTGTGCTACATGATTGAGTTGGattttgtaatgagtgcggtatgTGGGGCAATTGCCACACGATACTGGTCTTAATAAATAAAGTGCTTAATTGGGTTTTATTTCTGTTCTAAATCAGTATTTAATCTTCCTTAATCATGATCTATCATCTGTCTAAATCTATCCTCCGTGCAAGCTAAGCGACATACAATTCTGTTCTCGACATTAACTGACACGCCAgtactgttttatttatatctcgAGCCACATaagtccaaatgacatgaaaccagtggggttagtttcagaaCTTCGTGGAGAATTTTCTGTaattttttcagaatttttggagtatctgtctgggagatgtatgcgaattagtaaagcactcagaatctgaaactgtcgaccgacactgtcagcttgttaattttATAACTTGAGATCCAGAAGTCCGATTAagatgattccagttgggttggttCACCAATTTAATAATTTACGACTTGGTAATTTTTCAGTATTTATGGACACTTCTTATGACGACCACACCTAATTAAATggagctaacagaatctgtCTTACTTTTACATCTTGTCGCTTTATCTTTCTTAGTTATTCTTTCACACAtctatctaaatctattgtctctaacgctcagatggtaaacaccaggtccggatcaggagttgaccgTCCCACAGTGCCTCGCCTCAGGGACAATAGCAGCAATTCCAACACCGCTCCGCAGCAGAACCAGCCAgcacctgcagggatggagcagtttctagcagctcagactcagcttctcgctggactgaccaacaccgtggctgctttacaagctcagctgaacaataacaacaacaacaactagcagcagccaccgccaagggacaggcacagggagttcatgagccacaagcccccgaTGTTTTCACACTCTCCGGATCCATTAGATGCTGATGATTGGCTGAAaacagtggagaagatgctgaatatcgcccagtgtactgacagggagaaggtcctgtatgcttcagacgcctggaagggccagctgctgattggtgggatgcttacaccgccgcacatgccaatgctaatggcattacctgggatgagttcaggATGAGCTTCAGAAGTCATCATATTCCTTCTGGATTGATGAAGCTTAAAaagaaggagttccttgctcttaagcaggggaacatgacagtggcagagtacagggacaagtttgtccagttgtcccgatatgctcccgaagatgttgctgatgatgagcagaagcaggagctgttCTTGGATGGGTTGATTGGACCACTCCAATATCAGCTTAtgtcgcacaccttccccagtttccagaagatgctagacaaggcgattggcctggaacacaagaggaacgagctctgggagatgaagaggaaattcaATTCCCAGTCATCTTCAGGAAGCAACACccgccctcgctttgctccacagcaagggacGCCGTTCCGCGCAGGGGGCCCGAGTGGAAATTTTGGGCAGCAGTCATTCCCGCGCCCTGctcagcagtcattccagcgtCCCAGCCCTCAGTTCCAGCGTCCAGGGATGCAGACTCCGCGCCCCGGCTTTACGCAGAACCGCCAGATGACCCCTACTGGCACTCCAGCAAGGCCCAATGCTCCAGTGGGTCCtacttgcttcaagtgtggcGAGGTTGGTCATTATGCCAGCTCTTGTCCTAAGAGAGGTGGACCAGCTACCCCCGTGCAGAACAGCAGTGCTCCTCGGCAGAATCAGATGCAGCAACCAAGGAACGGGAACCAGACCCCACAAGGCAATCAGGGGCAGCAAAGCTTTGTTCGTGGCAAGGTGAACCACATGGAAGCCGAGACTGCTAAAGAGGCTCCAGATGTAGTGCTCGGTATGTTCtttgtcaactctgcccccgcatcagttttatttgactctggagcatcgcATTCTTTTGTCACTAGTCATTATGTAGCAAAACATAATTTACCCATGCATACCATGAGGCGCCATATGCTAGTAAGTTCACCTGGGGGGTCAATGAAGGCTCAATACATCTGTCCACAAGTTAAACTGAGAATAATGGGTATAGAGTTTCCGGCTGATCTTATCGTCCTTGAGTCCGGTGGAATCGATGTAATTCTGGGAATGAGATGGTTAGCCGCTTTTGATGCAACAATTCAGTGTGCCAAGAGGACAGTTCTGCTCACAGGTCCTGATGGAGAGAAAGTAGAGTTTGTAGCTACTCTACCCTCAGCGGCAGATTGTGCAGTTAATCAGTTGGCTGGAAAatccttggaagatatcaaagtggtgtgtgactatccggatgtgttccccgacgatttaccaggtatgccacctgaccgcgacattgaatttgctat containing:
- the LOC111258324 gene encoding glutenin, high molecular weight subunit PW212-like — protein: MKRKFNSQSSSGSNTRPRFAPQQGTPFRAGGPSGNFGQQSFPRPAQQSFQRPSPQFQRPGMQTPRPGFTQNRQMTPTGTPARPNAPVGPTCFKCGEVGHYASSCPKRGGPATPVQNSSAPRQNQMQQPRNGNQTPQGNQGQQSFVRGKVNHMEAETAKEAPDVVLD